In Neoarius graeffei isolate fNeoGra1 chromosome 9, fNeoGra1.pri, whole genome shotgun sequence, one genomic interval encodes:
- the LOC132891142 gene encoding uncharacterized protein LOC132891142 yields the protein MAEPTSSVSSSEQDSSSPSTHVSPAPSRQTLEESYIEEQISSDPVEGMTHGEEEGASGMATVIRLLEEQKRLLLRTTDDTKRTMEEHMGRMTRRMEAMERRMEAMERRMEGMERKSETLEAAVVSYPPQPPLQEDVLLGLCSTVEELEELDRSLAQPERRNQMKRFFESLGGANLGAAIRRILRQVATNNVLEQYSLRGRRAKKPFQNLTLCKIIMEACMQNFLGKKVADIEECIGHALKFAPHRRSAGPQD from the exons ATGGCAGAGCCAACAAGTTCAGTCAGCAGctcggagcaggacagcagcagtCCCTCAACCCATGTCAGTCCAGCACCCAGCCGTCAGACATTGGAAGAGTCGTACATTGAGGAACAAATATCATCCGACCCAGTTGAGG GAATGACCCATggcgaagaggagggggcttcagGCATGGCTACCGTAATAAGGC TCCTGGAGGAACAAAAGAGGCTCCTATTGAGGACGACGGATGACACAAAAAGAA CCATGGAAGAGCACATGGGGAGAATGACTAGGAGAATGGAGGCTATGGAGAGGAGGATGGAGGCTATGGAAAGGAGGATGGAGGGTATGGAGAGGAAGTCAGAGACGTTGGAGGCTGCCGTGGTCTCGTACCCGCCTCAGCCTCCTCTGCAGGAAGATGTGCTGTTGGGCCTATGCAGcacagtggaggagctggaggagcTAGACAGGAGTCTGGCTCAACCAGAAAGAaggaaccaaatg aaacgtTTCTTTGAAAGCCTGGGAGGGGCGAATCTGGGGGCAGCCATTCGTCGCATTCTACGCCAGGTGGCTACCAACAATGTCCTGGAGCAGTACagcctgagggggaggagagcaAAAAAGCCTTTCCAGAACTTAACCCTTTGCAAAATTATAATGG AGGCCTGCATGCAGAACTTCCTTGGCAAGAAGGTAGCTGATATTGAGGAGTGCATTGGGCATGCACTGAAGTTTGCACCACACAGACG GTCAGCTGGTCCTCAAGATTGA